DNA from Archaeoglobus veneficus SNP6:
TATCCCAAGATGGACACTCCAAGCATAGGTGGCAGCAACATATGCATAGTCAAGAGCTTGTTCAAGTTTGCCTTCTCTAAATGCTGCTATAGCTTTTGATTTAAGATAATTGTAATTTTCTAACTCTTTCTTGAGTTTGACATCCATAAGAACTCACCGATGCAATTAGATATTCTTCTAATCTCCTCCTCCCTCAACCAAGGATGCATAGGCAGAGAAAGTATTTCATTACATATTTTTTCAGTTACAGGCAAGCTGGTATTGTATTCCAACTCCAAATAAGCTTTTTGCCTATGCATCGGTATCGGATAATGTATCTGAGTTTGTATCCCGCATTTTAGTAAATTTTGTTGTAGTTTATCTCTTTCCTTATATCTTATCACATAGAGATGATAAACATGTTTAGCATATTCTTTTTCGGTAGGTGTAACTAAATCAGAACTCTCCAAAAATTCATTATACAACCTAGCAATGTTTCTCCTTTTTTCATTCCACTCTTCTAAATATTTTAATTTCACTCTCAATATTGCTGCTTGAATTTCATCCAGTCTACTATTTACACCTACAAACTCATGATAATATTTTTTGGACGATCCATAGTTTCTTAGCGTTCTCAACTTGTTAGCAAGTTCGTCGTCATTTGTAACAACTATACCGCCATCTCCATAAGCTCCAAGATTTTTAGTAGGATAAAAGCTAAAGCAACCTATGTCACCTATGCTACCAACTTTTTTACCGTTATACTCTGCACCATGTGCTTGGCAAGCATCTTCAATTACAAATAAACTATACTTCTCACCAATCTCCATTATTGAACCCATATCCGCAGGATGGCCATATAAATGGACTGGTAGAATAGCTTTTGTTCTTTCTGTTATCTTTTTTTCAATTTGGGATACATCGATAGTGTATGTCTCAGGGTCTATATCCACAAATACTGGTTTTGCTCCATTTCTCACGATGGCATCTACTGTGGATATAAATGTATGAGAAACGGTTATAACTTCATCTCCTTTGCCGATTCCAAGGGCTTTAACTCCCAAATATAAAGCATCAGAACCAGAATTTACGCCTATCCCATACTTTGCTCCAATATAACTAGAAAACTCTTTTTCAAATGCTTCAAGTTCTTCTCCTAAAATGAACCACCCTCTCTCCAGTACTCTTTGTATTGCTTGATCTATTTCTTCTTTAATTTCTTGGTATTCTCGCTTTAGATCTACAAATGGAATCATTTCACACGCACACCTTACCGTTTACTTTCTTGTACCTTTTTCCACATTCACATACCGCTGTGTCTTCTTCAAAGTGTAAGTCCCTTCCGCACTCACATACATAACCTTTTATTTTTGCCGGAACACCGTAGACCAAAGCATAATCTGGAACATCTTTAGTAACTACTGCTCCAGCACCAATCATTGCCCATTTCCCAATGGTCACGCCACATACTATCGTTGCATTTGCCCCAATACTTGCACCTTCTTTTACATGGGTTTTAATGAACTCGGGAGGATATACTTTACTCCTCGGTCGTAGGTCATTGGTAAAAGTAGTATTAGGCCCTATAAACACGTTATTCTCTATCCTTACACCCTCCCACAATTGGACTCCACTTTTTATAGTAACGTTATCGCCAACTATAACATCACTCTCTATGAATACATGATCACAAATATTACAGCTCTTTCCAATCTTTGCTCCTGGAAGAATATGAGCAAAAGCCCAAATTCTTGTTCCTTCTCCAATATTCTCGCTCTCAACAATTGCATTTGGATGGATAAAAACTCCTTTCTTTTCTAGTTTTTCCCTTATTCTGGCTAAATGCTTGTCATAATCTTGATATTTTCTCTGCAACTCTTTTATCGGATTCATCCCAAAATCCCTCCCTCACCATTTTTCTGAATTTCTCATAGTCCCTTATGTAATCCTTTTCATCGTATGGCATTGATGCTAATACCAAAGCTACAGAGTTTGAAGAAAAGTTAACCAACTCCCTCCAAATCCCTCGTGGAATATACAAGCCATAATGAGGTCTATTGAGAAAAACTTTTTTTCTTGTATAGCCATCGTCTATTATTACTTCAAAACTTCCGCTTAATGCTATTATCACCTGTTCTAGTTCTATATGGGCATGTCCGCCTCTAGTTGCACCAGTTGGAACATCATATAAGTAATACACTCTTTTAATTTCAAAAGGCACATGCTTACATTCTTCGATAAATGTCAAATTTCCTCTGTAGTCCGTAACTACTGGAAAATCAATCATTCTACATAATCTTATCCTATTGGTGGACATGCGTTTCCCCCTCTTTTATCGCTACTTATTTTTCTCTCTGCTTTTTTAGTCATTTTCAGCAATATTTAAATGTTATCTGAATTCCAGAGACACTATGGACTCACTAAAGCCTAAAAGCCCATAATTGCCTTAAACTCAAATACTGAGGTGGGTATTCCCGATGACCAATGTTCGAATTACTTGTTACGTCGTTAAGTGGAAGGAGATAACGTGGATAATTATCAATTCTTTAAAGAACGTTCATAACATGGGATTTTTAGAAGTCGTGTATAGGCCTCAACCAATTTATTGAGTGTGTTTGAATCCGCTGCAATCTTGCATGTAAAGTACCTGAGCACCTGATCATCGTTAAACTTTCTATGCTTCTGTACTTCAGTCCTTCTTTTAATAATTCCGCGAATATTTAGAATGATCCAGAGATAAGCTTTGAAGTACTCCTTCAAGAACCATTGCGATCTTGGATAAGATAGAATGATGTATATTGGACTAAAAACCGTCATGAGTAATATAACGGGCATAATCTTCAAAAGTGTTTTTGTTGAATAAAAAATCAACATGTTTAGAAGCCTATTTCTGTTAAGATAATATACTCTCAATTTAGATCTTTCTAAACTTGCTATACCCCCTCCGGCATGCCAGATCAGGGGTTTTTTCAAAGCTTTGGTGGTGTATCCTAAAAGTTTTGCTCTTAAATATATAGACACATCCTCATGATACATGAAATATTCTTCAAAAAATGGTAGACCCATCTTTTCTCTATTATACGCAAGTACACAACCCAACCCAAAAAGTTTGTCACTATCATCACAAGCATTTTTGACATATGTGCCCCAGATACTATGTAATGATTTTTCTAAAAAATCTTCGGAGGTCATAACACCGATAACTGCTAAATTCGGATCTTTTCTGAACTCTGAAATAACTGCTGATAAAAAGTTTCTGGGAACTTTAACGTCAACATTGGATATTACCACATATCTGCCCCTCGCTCTTTCTGCTCCTTTATTTGCACCTCCAGCGTAACCATAATTTTTCTCAAGTTCAATTACAGCAATGTTTTGAAATTTATTTTTTATAAATTCTACAGAACCATCTGTAGAAGCATTATCGACTAAAATTATTTCGTAATGTTTTTTGTTGAGATCTTGATCTAAATAGCTTTTTATACAATCATCTAAAAATTTTAGTCCATTGTAATTAACAATTACTACTGATATCAACACCATTTAGTACACCTATATTTTTTTATCTTGCTTAAGCTTTTTAATACCTATTGCAATCAATTCTTTTTCAATATTGTATCTGTCTTTATCTTTCGACTCCACGATAAACCATGGTACTTTCACCAGTGGCTCAATTCTTACCCCAGATGGGTGGCCATATACTCTAAGAGGAATTAACGAATGGATATATTCCCCTATGGCGTTACCGTGGTCGCTGGTAACTACGGTTCTTCCAGGCAATATATTGATTAATTTTTCAACATATGGCATGACGAGTTTAAGATTTTTTTTGTATCCCCACCATACTTTTTCTTTACTAATTTTTCCTCTTTCCAATAAGTCCCACACGGTTACATCTCGTGATGTACGTTCTCCAGTTTGTGTTGAGACTATATGACTTCTGAAACCTTCATCGCCGATATCTCCGAGAGCGATAAAGGGATGGTGGGGTTGCATAAAATGAATTATCAATCTCTTATCAGGGTACTTCGCTAATGCTTTGAGTGTATATTCGTAGACTGTGGAGGGCAATACTGTGCGATACTGGTCACTCCAGCCTTTATCCCAAACGGGAATTATTTTATAGAACTTATCTTTTAGGAATTTATTGACGAAGGGATTTGCTGTAACATAGACTATGTCATTAAACTTACCATCGCCAAAATTTTCGATGAGAAAGGTGGGGGTATCTGTACCTCTTGAAATTCTATGTTCTAATTTACCTTTTAAGTTTCTTCGTTTAATTTCTTCCTCGAAAATGTCGTATCTACAAGCGTCGAGTATGATGAGATTATTCCAGTCCTCGTTTAGAATATATGTTCCATCATTACTTCTGAAAAGTATCTTGCTTAAAATTAATTCAATGAAACGGTTCTTCCACCAGTACAAATATCGTCCATTTCTCCATATTGCGGCGAGTGTGTACTTTACGCTTTCAAACCCCATACTCTAACCTCTGCACGTTCTTTTTCAGATGGCGACTTCCAAAAGCTTTAAACACTTTCGTTAGGAACTTATAATATTATTTTTTGATCTGTAGCTTTTAATCTATATCAGATTTTTAAATTATTGGTGCTGTCACATCTTCCTTGGAAATTAAAAAGGGCAGGGATTTAACCCCACCCATGCAGCTGCAAATACAGATTCCCTTACAGCTAACAATAGACATCCAGAATAAAAAGATTCCCATTCAGGAGCTGACATCTGCTTTAAGAGGAATTGAAGCGGAAATCCTTGGAAAAGTTCTGGAGGAGATAGACAACCTTCTTATTAACTCAATGCAGAAAGGATATGGAAAAAATGATTACCACAAACAGCAGAAGGAGAAGAGAACAATCGTAACGCAGTTGGGAAAAACAACCTTCACTCTTACAAGTCAGGAACAAATCGACCGGCAAAACTATCTGTCCTTTGTATTGCCTTGTAGAATTCGACGGAAAAAGATTATACCAGCCTGACATAACAGCAATAACCATCGATTATGCCATATCCATGAGCTACAGAGATTCAAGGCAAAGAATGGCAGAGTCTCCTTCCCACTCAACGATATGGAGGAGAGTTCAGGAATTGAGCTATGAATCTAAATTTGAATACGATGACTTTGTATCAGCTGACGGCACAAAGCTCCATGTTAATCCTAAATCTGGTTCAGGAAAGCTCGAAGTAAAGGTAGTTGCGGGAAAGAGTGTTGCTGTTGGAGTCAACGAGAGCTACAAACAGATGAAGGATAGGCACAGCATCAATGCAGCAATCGTAGGAGATGCTGATATAGAGCTGAACCGTTTCAATGAGAGGTAGATAGACTTAATTAGTGTCTGGAGAGAGGTTAACTACAAGCTGTGGTAGCATGGAGTGGAATTAAGCGTCAGGAAGAAGTGCGTTAACGAAGTTAAGGGAATCCTGCTAAGGCTTAAGAATTCTCTTGATAAGCCTGATTTAAAGAGCAGAATAATTAAAGCGGAGAAAGTTCTGAATGAATTCGTTGAGGAGATGGAAGAAAAAGGATTCTGGAGAGTTTCAAGGTTCTTCAAAAGGCGTATGAAGAACATACTTTTGTTTGCATACAGGGAGCTTGAAGGGATAAACATTCCATGGCACAACAACTGGAGGTGAAATTTCAAGTATGATGAAACAGGGCCAAAAATTTCAAAAAACTTATAGTTCTTTATTTTTGAGTTTGATATTAAATGCTTTAAAATGTGCTATAAACGAGTAGTATGCCGCATTAATGGAGAATGCGAACCCTCCTACACCATCCAAAAAACCCCCTCGAATGAAAAACCTGTAAATGAATGTCCATAACGGTAGGAATATTAAGTGTGCGACAGTAATTCTTCTACCTTCTTTGAGTATTTGCCTTGCTTCAAGCGTTGTGTATCTGTTCATT
Protein-coding regions in this window:
- a CDS encoding DegT/DnrJ/EryC1/StrS family aminotransferase yields the protein MIPFVDLKREYQEIKEEIDQAIQRVLERGWFILGEELEAFEKEFSSYIGAKYGIGVNSGSDALYLGVKALGIGKGDEVITVSHTFISTVDAIVRNGAKPVFVDIDPETYTIDVSQIEKKITERTKAILPVHLYGHPADMGSIMEIGEKYSLFVIEDACQAHGAEYNGKKVGSIGDIGCFSFYPTKNLGAYGDGGIVVTNDDELANKLRTLRNYGSSKKYYHEFVGVNSRLDEIQAAILRVKLKYLEEWNEKRRNIARLYNEFLESSDLVTPTEKEYAKHVYHLYVIRYKERDKLQQNLLKCGIQTQIHYPIPMHRQKAYLELEYNTSLPVTEKICNEILSLPMHPWLREEEIRRISNCIGEFLWMSNSRKS
- a CDS encoding acyltransferase, yielding MNPIKELQRKYQDYDKHLARIREKLEKKGVFIHPNAIVESENIGEGTRIWAFAHILPGAKIGKSCNICDHVFIESDVIVGDNVTIKSGVQLWEGVRIENNVFIGPNTTFTNDLRPRSKVYPPEFIKTHVKEGASIGANATIVCGVTIGKWAMIGAGAVVTKDVPDYALVYGVPAKIKGYVCECGRDLHFEEDTAVCECGKRYKKVNGKVCV
- a CDS encoding sugar 3,4-ketoisomerase, whose amino-acid sequence is MSTNRIRLCRMIDFPVVTDYRGNLTFIEECKHVPFEIKRVYYLYDVPTGATRGGHAHIELEQVIIALSGSFEVIIDDGYTRKKVFLNRPHYGLYIPRGIWRELVNFSSNSVALVLASMPYDEKDYIRDYEKFRKMVREGFWDESDKRVAEKISRL
- a CDS encoding glycosyltransferase family 2 protein — protein: MVLISVVIVNYNGLKFLDDCIKSYLDQDLNKKHYEIILVDNASTDGSVEFIKNKFQNIAVIELEKNYGYAGGANKGAERARGRYVVISNVDVKVPRNFLSAVISEFRKDPNLAVIGVMTSEDFLEKSLHSIWGTYVKNACDDSDKLFGLGCVLAYNREKMGLPFFEEYFMYHEDVSIYLRAKLLGYTTKALKKPLIWHAGGGIASLERSKLRVYYLNRNRLLNMLIFYSTKTLLKIMPVILLMTVFSPIYIILSYPRSQWFLKEYFKAYLWIILNIRGIIKRRTEVQKHRKFNDDQVLRYFTCKIAADSNTLNKLVEAYTRLLKIPCYERSLKN